The proteins below are encoded in one region of Micromonospora pisi:
- a CDS encoding ABC transporter ATP-binding protein, whose product MMLGVADLHVDYGGVVALRGVDLRVDQGELVALVGANGAGKSTLLKAVSGLHRPVRGTVTFLGEEIGDLPAFRIARRGAVLVPEGRRLFGQQSVLQNLLLGGYHRTEVEREAELTRVYELFPVLAERSGQRAGTLSGGEQQMVALGRALMSRPKLLMLDEPSLGISPKFTRMIFEVLAEIRRSGTTVLLVEQNLRAALELADRAYVLQTGRVVMSGPADELAGSDEVRRSYLGL is encoded by the coding sequence GTGATGCTGGGCGTCGCCGACCTGCACGTCGACTACGGCGGTGTGGTGGCGCTGCGCGGTGTCGACCTGCGGGTGGACCAGGGCGAGTTGGTGGCCCTGGTCGGCGCGAACGGTGCCGGCAAGAGCACCCTGCTCAAGGCGGTGTCCGGCCTGCACCGACCGGTACGCGGCACCGTGACGTTCCTCGGCGAGGAGATCGGCGACCTGCCGGCCTTCCGGATCGCCCGGCGTGGGGCGGTGCTGGTCCCCGAGGGGCGGCGACTGTTCGGCCAGCAGAGCGTGCTGCAGAACCTGCTGCTCGGCGGCTACCACCGGACCGAAGTGGAGCGCGAGGCCGAGCTGACCCGGGTGTACGAACTGTTCCCGGTGCTGGCCGAGCGCTCGGGCCAGCGGGCGGGCACCCTTTCCGGTGGGGAGCAGCAGATGGTGGCGCTGGGCAGGGCGCTGATGAGCCGACCGAAGCTGCTGATGCTCGACGAACCGTCGCTCGGCATCTCGCCCAAGTTCACCAGAATGATCTTCGAGGTGCTGGCCGAGATCCGACGCTCGGGCACCACCGTGCTCCTGGTGGAGCAGAACCTACGCGCCGCCCTGGAGTTGGCCGACCGGGCGTACGTGTTGCAGACCGGCAGGGTGGTGATGTCCGGACCGGCCGACGAACTCGCCGGCTCCGACGAGGTACGGCGCTCGTACCTGGGATTGTGA
- a CDS encoding ABC transporter ATP-binding protein, protein MSGPLLKIDDLSCRFGGLWANREVTFQVERGGIVGLIGPNGAGKSTLFSMVAGAQRPTAGRLTFDGRDVTGWAAHEAARAGVGRTFQLMRVFGSMTVLENLTTAAFVRRPRPRDARRYARQVADVAGLGPVVDLPAASLTAAWKKRLEMGRALATEPKLLLLDEVLSGLTPTEAREAVEIVRDVNRTGVTILMVEHVMEVIMPLCDQLVVLHYGQKISEGPPEHVANDPAVVEAYLGRAL, encoded by the coding sequence ATGAGCGGGCCGTTATTGAAGATCGACGACCTCTCCTGCCGCTTCGGCGGCCTCTGGGCCAACCGAGAGGTGACCTTCCAGGTCGAACGGGGCGGCATCGTGGGGCTCATCGGACCGAACGGGGCGGGCAAGAGCACGTTGTTCTCGATGGTCGCCGGCGCCCAACGACCCACCGCTGGTCGGCTCACCTTCGACGGTCGCGACGTCACCGGTTGGGCGGCACACGAGGCGGCCCGCGCCGGGGTGGGACGCACCTTCCAGCTCATGCGGGTCTTCGGCTCGATGACCGTGCTGGAGAACCTCACCACCGCGGCGTTCGTCCGCCGCCCCCGGCCGCGCGACGCCCGACGGTACGCCCGACAGGTCGCCGACGTCGCCGGGCTCGGCCCGGTGGTGGACCTGCCGGCGGCCTCGCTCACCGCGGCCTGGAAGAAGCGGTTGGAGATGGGTAGGGCGCTGGCCACCGAACCGAAGCTGCTGCTGCTCGACGAGGTGCTCTCCGGGCTGACGCCGACCGAGGCGCGCGAGGCGGTCGAGATCGTCCGTGACGTCAACCGCACCGGGGTCACGATCCTGATGGTGGAACACGTGATGGAGGTGATCATGCCGCTCTGCGACCAGCTCGTGGTACTCCACTACGGCCAGAAGATCAGCGAGGGGCCGCCGGAGCACGTCGCGAACGACCCGGCGGTCGTCGAGGCGTACCTGGGTCGGGCGCTGTGA
- a CDS encoding branched-chain amino acid ABC transporter permease, producing MSPRVIRAALIVAALAAYPMVFTGSAAHNIGILALTFGIAATGWNLLGGYAGQVSFGHALYFGTGAYTTALLVRDGWSPWLSIAVSLPLAALIAAVVGYPCFRLRHHYYSIATIAVAEIVFILVTNLPGLGQASGWELPVVEPSLANLQFSLLDKRPYYYVALGFFGLAAVAVWLFLGGRAGSYVRAIRDDQAAAAAVGINVRRYKLAAAALSGAITALAGGFYVMYVLFVDPPSGLGLDLSVSFTLMAVLGGVGRFWGPLLGAWVLVFVQDATRQEFSGSGRSVDLLLYGALIVLVSVTEPGGLLAIGRRARAAVARWLTRARRPARDKTGAMP from the coding sequence ATGAGCCCGCGAGTCATCAGGGCGGCGTTGATCGTCGCCGCACTGGCCGCGTACCCGATGGTCTTCACCGGTTCGGCGGCGCACAACATCGGCATCCTGGCGCTGACCTTCGGCATCGCCGCCACCGGCTGGAACCTGCTCGGCGGCTACGCCGGACAGGTTTCCTTCGGCCACGCGCTCTATTTCGGCACCGGCGCCTACACCACCGCCCTGCTGGTACGCGACGGCTGGTCGCCATGGCTGTCGATCGCGGTGTCGCTGCCGCTGGCCGCGCTGATCGCCGCCGTTGTCGGCTACCCCTGCTTCCGGCTGCGCCACCACTACTACTCGATCGCGACCATCGCCGTTGCCGAGATCGTCTTCATCCTGGTCACCAATCTGCCCGGCCTCGGACAGGCCAGCGGTTGGGAGCTGCCGGTGGTCGAGCCGTCCCTGGCCAACCTGCAGTTCTCGCTGCTGGACAAAAGGCCGTACTACTACGTGGCGCTCGGCTTCTTCGGTCTCGCCGCCGTCGCGGTCTGGCTGTTCCTGGGCGGCCGGGCCGGCAGTTACGTCCGCGCGATCCGCGACGACCAGGCCGCGGCGGCCGCGGTCGGCATCAACGTACGCCGGTACAAGCTCGCCGCTGCGGCCCTCTCCGGTGCGATCACCGCGCTCGCCGGCGGTTTCTATGTGATGTACGTGCTCTTTGTCGATCCCCCGTCCGGGCTCGGCCTGGACCTGTCGGTCTCCTTCACCCTGATGGCGGTACTCGGCGGGGTCGGCCGGTTCTGGGGACCGTTGCTCGGTGCCTGGGTGCTGGTGTTCGTGCAGGATGCCACCCGGCAGGAGTTCTCCGGCAGCGGACGCTCGGTGGACCTGCTGCTCTACGGCGCGCTGATCGTGCTGGTGTCGGTGACCGAGCCCGGCGGGCTGCTGGCGATCGGGCGCCGGGCGCGGGCGGCGGTCGCTCGGTGGCTGACCCGGGCCCGACGCCCGGCCCGGGACAAGACGGGGGCGATGCCATGA
- a CDS encoding branched-chain amino acid ABC transporter permease, which yields MNDLLQSVVNGLLIGAVLALVAVGLTLIYGVMDVINFAHGEMVMLGMYTSFFAWSLLGLDPLLSIPLAGVSIALTGALMYVGAVGRVLGSSPLAQVIVTFGLQVFLRGLAQFLWTPNTRTVPRPWAVGLRWEIGGVVIGGPQAIMAVGALVATGAVAFFMNRTRLGGAVRAAGEDPAAASLMGIDPRRMYALCWVIAGFATGVAGALLMNSYSASPTAGVSFALMAFVVVAFGGFGSITGAALAGLLVGVAQGVVGLYAPSYTLAVALALYLVVVLVRPQGLLGTR from the coding sequence GTGAACGACCTGCTCCAGTCAGTCGTCAACGGACTGCTCATCGGCGCGGTCCTCGCACTGGTGGCGGTCGGGCTGACACTCATCTACGGCGTCATGGACGTCATCAACTTCGCCCACGGCGAGATGGTGATGCTCGGCATGTACACCTCGTTCTTCGCCTGGTCACTGCTGGGTCTCGACCCGCTGCTCTCCATCCCGCTCGCCGGTGTCTCGATCGCCCTCACCGGCGCGCTGATGTACGTCGGCGCGGTCGGCCGGGTCCTGGGCTCGTCCCCACTCGCCCAGGTCATCGTCACCTTCGGACTACAGGTGTTCCTGCGCGGACTGGCCCAGTTCCTCTGGACACCGAACACCCGTACCGTGCCCCGGCCCTGGGCCGTCGGGCTGCGCTGGGAGATCGGCGGGGTCGTGATCGGCGGCCCACAGGCGATCATGGCGGTCGGTGCCCTGGTCGCCACCGGCGCGGTGGCGTTCTTCATGAACCGCACCCGCCTCGGCGGTGCCGTACGCGCCGCCGGGGAGGATCCGGCCGCGGCGTCGCTGATGGGCATCGACCCGCGCAGAATGTACGCCCTCTGCTGGGTGATCGCCGGCTTCGCCACCGGTGTCGCCGGCGCCCTGCTGATGAACTCGTACTCCGCCTCCCCGACCGCCGGGGTGAGCTTCGCGCTGATGGCCTTTGTCGTCGTGGCGTTCGGCGGCTTCGGCAGCATCACCGGCGCCGCCCTGGCCGGGCTGCTGGTCGGCGTCGCGCAGGGAGTGGTCGGGCTGTACGCGCCCAGCTACACCCTCGCGGTGGCACTGGCCCTGTACCTGGTGGTCGTCCTGGTACGCCCACAGGGACTACTGGGGACCCGATGA
- a CDS encoding ABC transporter substrate-binding protein, protein MRRFVSITMALALVVGVAACGDGDEAGAGTEVRLAGLWPLSGPNATQGTDVLHGAELAVDIVNNDHPGVDLPLAPGAGLPGLGGAPIKLITGDTQGKPEVGAGEVDRLVTTEKVAAVIGSYQSGVTLTASQRAERLGVPFVNEASSSVALTERGLKWFFRTGPTDETFARSMFDYLRARQAKGERIGTVGVFHSNDQFGNDGAGVTEKVAAEIGLPVVVNVAFDPTAADLASQVTQVRAKNPDVLFVLAYTDAAIKLMKTLDQLAYHPPALLAYGTGFADPAFASGLGELADGVSTRAAWSGEIAAKRPAAKTVAELFQQRYGAPMTENSARAFTAVLALAQAIDAAGSVEPAAVRDALRALDVPGEKTIMPWTGIRFDGKGQNTGAAGVVEQMLDGRYRVVHPADLASTEAVWPMIRARQ, encoded by the coding sequence ATGCGCAGATTCGTCAGCATCACCATGGCTCTAGCGCTCGTCGTCGGGGTCGCCGCCTGCGGGGACGGAGACGAGGCCGGAGCCGGCACGGAGGTACGCCTCGCCGGCCTGTGGCCATTGAGCGGGCCGAACGCCACCCAGGGCACCGACGTACTACACGGCGCTGAGCTCGCCGTCGACATCGTCAACAACGACCACCCCGGGGTCGACCTGCCACTGGCCCCGGGCGCGGGCCTTCCCGGACTCGGTGGTGCGCCGATCAAGCTGATCACCGGTGACACCCAGGGCAAACCCGAGGTCGGGGCCGGTGAGGTGGATCGGCTGGTGACCACGGAGAAGGTCGCCGCGGTGATCGGCTCCTACCAGTCCGGGGTGACGCTGACCGCCAGCCAGCGGGCCGAGCGACTCGGTGTGCCGTTTGTCAACGAGGCGTCGTCGTCGGTGGCGCTGACCGAACGGGGTCTGAAGTGGTTCTTCCGGACCGGTCCGACCGACGAGACCTTCGCCCGCTCCATGTTCGACTACCTGAGGGCCCGTCAGGCCAAGGGTGAGCGGATCGGCACGGTCGGCGTGTTCCACAGCAACGACCAGTTCGGCAACGACGGCGCCGGCGTCACCGAGAAGGTCGCAGCCGAGATCGGCCTGCCGGTCGTGGTCAACGTGGCATTCGACCCCACCGCGGCCGACCTGGCCTCGCAGGTGACCCAGGTACGCGCGAAGAACCCTGACGTGCTGTTCGTGCTCGCCTACACCGACGCGGCGATCAAGCTGATGAAAACGCTCGACCAGCTCGCCTATCACCCGCCGGCGCTGCTGGCGTACGGCACCGGCTTCGCCGACCCGGCGTTCGCGTCCGGTCTCGGCGAACTGGCCGACGGGGTCTCTACCCGGGCCGCCTGGTCGGGCGAGATCGCCGCGAAACGGCCTGCGGCCAAGACCGTGGCGGAACTGTTCCAACAGCGCTACGGGGCACCGATGACGGAAAACTCGGCGCGCGCCTTCACCGCCGTACTGGCCCTGGCCCAGGCGATCGACGCCGCCGGGTCGGTCGAGCCGGCCGCCGTACGGGACGCGTTGCGCGCCCTCGACGTACCGGGCGAGAAAACGATCATGCCGTGGACCGGCATCAGGTTCGACGGCAAGGGACAGAACACCGGTGCCGCCGGGGTGGTGGAGCAGATGCTCGACGGCCGTTACCGTGTCGTCCACCCCGCCGACCTTGCCTCGACCGAGGCGGTTTGGCCGATGATCAGGGCGCGGCAGTGA
- a CDS encoding peptidoglycan-binding domain-containing protein, with protein sequence MASHVMRRGATMLVALLGTLALSLSQALPAQAALPIPLGPGNTGSAVRLWQQDLNFYMAVKQICRPTLAVDGQFGPATTNATRCFQSVENIGVDGIVGSQTRGRMCDFLWTYQGGSLYYATCT encoded by the coding sequence ATGGCATCCCACGTCATGCGGAGAGGCGCGACCATGTTGGTCGCCCTGCTGGGAACGCTTGCCCTGTCACTCAGTCAAGCGCTGCCGGCGCAGGCCGCCCTTCCGATTCCGCTCGGTCCGGGAAACACCGGATCCGCAGTCCGACTCTGGCAGCAAGACCTCAACTTCTACATGGCGGTGAAGCAAATCTGTCGCCCCACCCTGGCGGTCGATGGGCAGTTCGGCCCAGCAACGACGAATGCCACCAGGTGTTTCCAGAGCGTTGAGAATATCGGGGTTGACGGCATCGTCGGATCGCAAACCAGGGGACGGATGTGCGACTTCCTGTGGACCTACCAGGGCGGCAGCCTCTATTACGCGACATGCACCTAG
- a CDS encoding tyrosine-type recombinase/integrase has translation MRAHGTPSAPHPDAETRTRDGGKCRRNRSVPVHPEMGDALNAWLVVRRDWPGADTNPALFLNRAGGRMSTRTADEIVGAIAAAAGLADLITPHVLRHTFATDLIRAGTDLVTVAELLGHASLESTRIYTLPTDDDLDAAVARLTVDR, from the coding sequence GTGAGGGCTCATGGAACCCCGAGCGCCCCGCACCCAGATGCCGAGACGCGTACACGCGATGGGGGCAAGTGCCGCCGCAACCGGTCCGTGCCGGTACACCCGGAGATGGGCGACGCACTCAACGCCTGGCTCGTCGTACGACGGGACTGGCCCGGCGCCGACACCAACCCGGCACTGTTCCTCAACCGGGCCGGCGGCCGGATGTCGACGCGGACCGCCGACGAGATAGTCGGTGCGATCGCGGCCGCCGCCGGACTCGCCGACCTCATCACCCCGCACGTGCTGCGGCACACCTTCGCCACCGACCTGATCCGGGCCGGCACCGACCTCGTCACCGTCGCCGAGCTACTCGGTCACGCGTCCCTGGAGTCGACCCGGATCTACACCCTGCCCACCGACGATGACCTCGACGCCGCCGTCGCCCGGCTCACCGTCGACCGGTGA
- a CDS encoding TetR family transcriptional regulator C-terminal domain-containing protein has protein sequence MCTRVQIPASMASVPRPRGFTETDILERAMQYFWTNGYESSSMAALTTHLGLHPGSLYRTFTDKHTLFLRALAHYRDTQTRQLTPKLLAGGPVLPRIREVLIDYLEAAANEAVPRGCIAVNTVGERLPRDEAASQIVQEILALVEDGFRQGLTAAAQRGEIPADTDVDTEATMLMTLLQGLQVVVKAERNPRRLTQMVDAMLMRLAGQPPVRPASA, from the coding sequence ATGTGTACGCGCGTTCAAATACCCGCTAGCATGGCATCCGTGCCCAGACCTCGAGGATTCACGGAGACCGACATCCTGGAGCGGGCCATGCAATATTTTTGGACAAACGGTTACGAATCAAGCTCCATGGCCGCGCTCACCACGCACCTCGGCCTACACCCGGGCAGCCTCTACCGCACCTTCACCGACAAGCACACGCTCTTCCTACGGGCGCTTGCGCACTACCGGGACACCCAAACCCGACAGCTCACGCCGAAGCTGCTCGCGGGCGGCCCAGTCCTACCCCGCATCCGCGAGGTCCTGATCGACTATCTCGAGGCCGCCGCCAACGAGGCCGTTCCACGTGGCTGTATCGCGGTCAACACCGTGGGTGAACGACTGCCCCGTGACGAAGCCGCCAGCCAGATCGTCCAAGAGATCCTGGCGCTGGTCGAAGACGGTTTCCGGCAGGGCCTGACGGCCGCGGCACAACGCGGCGAGATCCCGGCGGACACCGACGTCGACACCGAAGCGACCATGCTGATGACCCTGCTCCAAGGCTTGCAGGTCGTCGTCAAAGCCGAACGGAACCCGCGCCGCCTTACCCAAATGGTCGACGCCATGCTGATGCGCCTCGCCGGTCAGCCGCCCGTCCGCCCCGCGAGCGCCTGA
- a CDS encoding alpha/beta fold hydrolase, which produces MLAGFEDGYADVNGTTLHYVAGGAGEPLMLLPGWPMTWWEYHKVMPILARRYRVIAVDLRGMGDSDKPEAGYDKKNMARDVAELARQLGYDRVNIAGSDIGAMVAFSFAANHPDLTRKLAMIEVPHPDTFFYQFTVLPQPGQPHLWWFAFNQVKDLPERLLAGRARLLIDWCVDHMASDLDAIDEQSRAIYAAAYDQPGAIRAANGWYQAFPQDIEDMRTYDTLSVPVLALGSLYYQAMPIALADKATDIRFLEISNAGHYLAEERPDDLVRALTDFFG; this is translated from the coding sequence ATGCTCGCCGGATTCGAGGACGGCTACGCCGACGTCAACGGCACCACGCTTCACTACGTTGCCGGTGGTGCGGGCGAGCCCCTGATGCTTCTGCCCGGCTGGCCGATGACGTGGTGGGAGTACCACAAGGTGATGCCGATCTTGGCGCGCCGGTACCGGGTGATTGCCGTCGATCTGCGCGGCATGGGTGACTCCGACAAACCCGAAGCCGGATACGACAAGAAGAACATGGCACGGGACGTGGCGGAGCTGGCCCGCCAACTTGGCTACGACCGGGTCAACATCGCCGGTTCCGACATCGGGGCGATGGTGGCGTTTAGCTTCGCGGCCAACCACCCCGATCTGACCCGGAAGCTCGCGATGATCGAGGTGCCACATCCGGACACCTTCTTCTACCAGTTCACCGTGCTACCGCAGCCCGGACAGCCGCACCTGTGGTGGTTCGCCTTCAACCAGGTCAAGGACCTGCCCGAGCGGTTGCTCGCCGGCCGGGCCCGGCTGCTCATCGACTGGTGCGTCGACCACATGGCCAGCGACCTGGACGCGATCGACGAGCAGAGCCGCGCGATCTACGCCGCCGCGTACGACCAACCAGGCGCGATTCGCGCCGCCAACGGCTGGTACCAAGCGTTCCCCCAGGACATCGAGGACATGCGGACCTACGACACGCTCTCCGTGCCGGTGCTCGCCCTGGGCAGCCTCTACTACCAGGCGATGCCGATCGCCCTAGCCGACAAGGCGACGGACATCCGGTTCCTGGAGATCTCCAATGCCGGCCACTACCTCGCCGAGGAACGACCCGACGACCTCGTACGGGCACTCACCGACTTCTTCGGATAA
- a CDS encoding GntR family transcriptional regulator yields MHDTSPADRRAPMPSPTPRPDPPYRRIVEEIRGRILTGDLRPGDRIPSVRQIAQRWGVAIATATRAMATLRDSGLVEATVGSGTVVSNHTRRKHPVSASASQRPRQAGTLRQPLSRKHVLRAAIAIADGEGLDAVSMRRLSADLGVGPMSLYRHVASKDELVTQMADDVFGESELPVPGPPGWRAKLELISRQQWELCRRHLWLPRAVSFTRPALVPNMMAHTEWTLRALDGLGLPMTTRIREALTLHGLVVTVALSMAAEVESEQETGVTLDGWRLAQQKRADQLLDGGRFPLLATIPTETASDLGGLFEYGLARHLDGFATMLEDHAQTRS; encoded by the coding sequence GTGCACGACACCTCACCAGCAGATCGGAGGGCACCCATGCCTTCGCCAACGCCGCGCCCGGATCCGCCATACCGGCGGATCGTCGAGGAGATCCGCGGCCGAATCCTGACCGGCGACCTGCGGCCCGGCGACCGGATACCCTCCGTCCGGCAAATCGCCCAGCGATGGGGCGTCGCGATTGCGACCGCGACCAGAGCGATGGCGACTCTCCGCGACAGCGGGCTGGTCGAAGCGACGGTCGGTTCCGGAACGGTGGTCAGCAACCACACCCGCCGCAAGCACCCGGTCAGCGCGTCCGCATCGCAGAGACCGCGGCAGGCCGGCACCCTCAGGCAGCCACTGAGCCGGAAGCACGTTCTCCGTGCCGCAATCGCGATAGCCGACGGCGAGGGACTCGACGCAGTGTCTATGCGACGTCTCTCGGCCGACCTCGGCGTCGGCCCGATGTCGCTTTACCGGCACGTGGCAAGCAAGGACGAACTGGTGACGCAGATGGCCGACGACGTCTTCGGCGAATCTGAACTCCCCGTACCGGGACCGCCCGGGTGGCGCGCGAAACTCGAACTGATCTCCCGCCAACAGTGGGAACTGTGCCGGCGACACCTCTGGCTGCCCAGGGCCGTCTCATTCACCCGTCCGGCTCTTGTGCCCAACATGATGGCGCACACCGAGTGGACCCTGCGCGCGCTCGACGGGCTCGGGCTGCCCATGACGACACGGATCCGCGAGGCGCTCACGCTCCACGGACTGGTGGTCACCGTCGCGCTGTCCATGGCGGCCGAGGTCGAATCGGAGCAGGAAACCGGTGTCACGCTCGATGGGTGGCGGCTGGCACAGCAGAAGCGAGCCGACCAACTCCTCGACGGTGGAAGATTTCCATTGCTGGCCACGATCCCGACGGAAACCGCGTCGGACCTGGGTGGACTATTCGAGTACGGTCTCGCACGCCATCTCGACGGTTTCGCCACCATGCTGGAGGATCACGCCCAAACACGGTCATGA
- a CDS encoding GNAT family N-acetyltransferase, producing MTEDTSYAPVWQAADAERQAVSDVLTEAFMDDQLTCWLFPTSGERGRLQSYFYGHLLDRSAAEAYLVGRGEGASVWLALAAGQAPDEERPDASVVDQNSVFGENGARLRTLGRALAERHPRRESHLYLSCMGVVGGRQGAGLGSAMLRHRLERADADGLAVYLEASSPRSRALYLRYGFEDLGEPVRVADSPLLWPMWRQPRR from the coding sequence ATGACCGAAGATACGTCGTACGCACCCGTGTGGCAGGCAGCTGACGCAGAGCGGCAGGCGGTATCGGACGTCCTCACTGAGGCGTTCATGGACGATCAGCTCACCTGTTGGCTCTTCCCCACATCGGGTGAACGCGGTCGTCTTCAGTCGTACTTCTACGGCCACCTGCTGGATCGGAGCGCCGCCGAGGCATATCTGGTCGGCCGTGGTGAGGGTGCCTCGGTGTGGCTGGCGTTGGCTGCGGGCCAGGCACCCGACGAGGAACGTCCGGACGCGTCCGTCGTGGACCAGAACTCGGTTTTTGGCGAGAACGGCGCGCGGTTGCGGACTCTGGGGCGGGCACTGGCCGAGCGGCATCCCCGTCGTGAATCGCACCTCTACCTCTCGTGCATGGGGGTGGTGGGTGGGCGACAGGGCGCCGGACTCGGCTCGGCGATGTTGCGCCACCGGTTGGAGCGAGCGGACGCCGACGGGCTCGCGGTGTACCTGGAGGCGAGTTCGCCCCGAAGCCGTGCCCTCTATCTGCGGTACGGCTTCGAGGACCTCGGTGAACCGGTTCGCGTCGCGGACAGCCCGCTCCTGTGGCCGATGTGGCGCCAACCGCGCCGTTGA
- a CDS encoding alpha/beta hydrolase, translating into MTTKDTATGDRRPPTLVFVHGTNSSSYLCSGLITELTLRGHRCVAVDLPGHGAEGFFPRSYQAPQDLEGLATEPSPLANITIDDYVERVVDVVRRARRHGPVILAGASQGGVTVNRVGNAIPELLDRVVYMAAYCCVDLPNVAAYLATPENSDSLLSLVTQAVVADPAILGVARVNWRSADPSVFDGIKQCLAGDFTDEAVSRLLNTLEPDEPASIPLADARGEADTWGRIPRTYVRFTRDRLIPPALQDRFIVEADRLTPDNPTDVRSVAAPHVGPFDRLELVEIFAELAGR; encoded by the coding sequence ATGACTACCAAAGACACCGCCACTGGTGATCGCCGGCCGCCGACCCTGGTTTTCGTACACGGCACCAACTCATCGTCGTACCTTTGCTCGGGACTGATCACCGAACTCACCTTGCGGGGGCACCGGTGCGTGGCCGTCGACCTTCCGGGACACGGCGCTGAAGGATTCTTCCCCCGCTCGTACCAGGCCCCGCAGGACCTCGAAGGGCTGGCAACCGAGCCGTCGCCCCTCGCCAACATCACCATTGACGACTACGTCGAGCGCGTCGTGGACGTGGTGCGCCGCGCTCGCCGCCACGGCCCCGTGATCCTGGCCGGCGCCAGCCAGGGCGGCGTCACCGTGAACAGGGTCGGCAACGCCATCCCCGAACTGCTCGATCGGGTCGTCTACATGGCGGCGTACTGCTGCGTCGACCTGCCGAACGTGGCCGCTTATCTTGCCACCCCAGAGAACAGCGACAGCCTGCTATCCCTGGTGACCCAGGCAGTGGTCGCCGATCCCGCGATCCTGGGGGTGGCCCGGGTCAACTGGCGCTCGGCCGACCCGTCGGTGTTCGACGGCATCAAGCAGTGCCTCGCCGGCGACTTCACTGACGAGGCGGTGAGCCGGCTGCTCAACACGCTCGAGCCTGACGAGCCCGCCAGCATCCCCCTGGCCGACGCCCGCGGCGAAGCGGACACCTGGGGTCGGATTCCCCGAACGTACGTGCGTTTCACCCGCGACCGGCTGATCCCACCTGCGCTACAGGACCGGTTCATCGTCGAGGCCGACCGCCTCACCCCGGACAACCCGACCGACGTGCGAAGCGTCGCGGCTCCCCACGTCGGCCCGTTCGACCGACTCGAACTGGTGGAGATCTTCGCCGAACTCGCGGGCCGCTGA